The Verrucomicrobiales bacterium genome segment GGTATCATGCCACTCGGCAGGATATCCCCCGGACCCAACGGCTGACTTATGGCCTGGCTCGCCTTTGGCCCAGACAGCCCGGGCGGGTAGCCCCGGCACTCCGGTCATGTGCTCGAGCCATCGCAGCGCGTGGAACGTGTTGGTGGCTTCGCGCCGCGCCGCCGGGTCGCGGGTGACGGCCCAGCGGTAGCTCTGCGCGGCGAGGTAGTCGCCGCTGTAACCACCGTCGTTGTCGCTCACTTCACGCAACCAGGTGCCCGAGGATTCATCCCATTCCAGTTTGTGGGTGAAGCCCAGACGTTTCATGCCCCAGGCTTCCAAGACCTGCTCGTAGTAGTCTGCCTTTTTCGCGAGGGTGTAAGGCTCTAGTCGGAGGATCCCCAGTCCGCCGTCGGTCGCGCAATACACGGTGTTGCTGGCAAGGACGATGGCTCGAACCTCGTTCCCGGGAAGCCATCGCTTCCCAGCGTAGTAGCTAAAGTCTCCTGAGTGATGACGTATCAGCCCATGAGGAGTGCCTAACCAAAGATCTTGGAAGTTTCCGGCGGCGAGGCAGGTGATCGGTTCAATGGGCAGGCCCTCGGCGCCCGTGATGGAATCCAGGGTCATGCCGCGTAGCCGTTCGAGTCCTCGGTCGGTGCCCATCCAGAGCGAACCGAGAGCCCCGACTAGATCCCTCACGTTGGGGTTGATGAGCGTTCCCCAGTCCCAGGCTTGATCGGAAGGAAAGCCGTAGGTGTCCAATCCCCCAAATCGGCCTCGGTTGAAGTGCGTCAGCCGACCTTGGCCGGCCAGCACCAACGAACCTTGATGGGAGACCAACCGGCGGATGGGGAAGGGGGCCTTTTGGTCTGCTAGAGGCTGCCACTGCTTTCCGCCATCGGCCGGCAATCGAAGCAAACGGTCTCCCTGGGCGGCGACTACGACGCCGCGATGCTCGGTGAGATCGTCGATCGGGATCGGGCCGAACCGTTGCCAGGCGGCTTTGTCGTAGACCCAGGTCTCCCCGTCGGTCATGGCCCAAAGCCGTCCCCCGGCCGTCTTCAATCGACGGATCGATTGAGTTGGGGATTGACCGGTGGGCGATTGCCACTCGCTTCCCACCAGCCGCAGCAAGCCGTTTTGGTGGCCGACCCAGACTTGGTCATCGAGGACCGCTACTGAGATCAGGGGGAATGGAGTGGGAAACGACTGTCCCACCTCCTGCAGATAAACGGAATCCACGATCGCACGTCCGCTGAACGTGCCGGGGAGTTGGCCGGCGGACGCCGTTCGGACGAGGAATAGGATTAGGGCTAGGGCCAGGACGCTGAGTTCCAGGTGGGCCGAGTTGTGAGTGCGGCCGTCGCGGAGGCGGGGTGGCGTGGATGGCCGGTTCGGATTCAGCGAATGATGCATGCCTGATGAGGGTTAGCGGGTCTGCGAGCGGTTGTCCATCCCGGGGGACAAAGGCCCAGGCCTTGGGGGAACGCTGGGATGATTTTCCTTTTCATTCGCCATAATCCGGCAGTCCTCACTTTTAGGACCTCGTCGGCGAGTTTACGCAATTGTCATCTTTACGCCACCGGATCCCAACGGTTCTTCTCTAACTAGGAGGCAGTCTGAGTTTGCCTAAACCTTTGAACTAACGAAAACCATCTCATGAATTTACGTGCCATCGCTTTTCTGTTGTCGGCTATCGTTGCGGCCCCCGCCCATGCTCAGCTGAAGATCACTGAGGTGGAGTCTTCCGAGGCGGGCGGGCTGCATGCGGACTGGTGGGAAATGACCAACTTCGGGAACGAGGCGGTGAGCCTTGACGGATATACTTTCGACGACAGCAGCGCGACGATCGCCAACGGCGCTAGCCTTGGCTCGAGCTTGGCGATTCAACCGGGGGAATCGATTGTCTTTGTGGAAACCATGACCGCGCAGGAGTTTCGGACTTGGTGGGGGAATCTTCTCCCGGCCACTGCCAAAGTGGTGACCTATACCGGCAGTGGTCTGGGTCTGAGTTCCGGGGGGGATGCCGTCAATGTTTGGGATTCGAAGGGGGTCCTCGTGGATAGCGTCAAGTTTGGTGCTGCTCAGGCCGGTGTGAGCTTTGGTTTTGATCCGCTAACCAAGTCCTTCGGCGGGTTGAGCGTGGCCGGTATCAACGGGGCGTTTATCGCTGCTGAGAACGGGGATGTGGGATCGCCGGCGGCGATACCAGAGCCGTCGAGTCTGCTTCTTGGCGGTCTCGCCGTCACTTTGCTGGCCTGGCGTTCCAGGGCTTCACGGCCGATGTGACGTGCGGTAGGACCGGGGGGAGTGACGAGTGCAGAGTGCAGAGTGCAGAGCGCAGAGTGCAGAGTGCAGAGTGCAGAGTGACGAGTGACGAGTGACGAGTGACGAGTGACGAGTTGACCGTAGCGTCGTTCGTTACCAGGACGATTCTCCTTTGGTAACTCATAACTCGCTCCGGGCTCATTTCTCAGCACTCTGCGGGGTCGGGCTCCCTAGCAACCCGGTGAGAACCAGCGGTATGGCTCAGTGCCTCTCCTTTGTATCTTTTTGGAGGTAAGGATGACTGGATTGGGGATCAGTCTCATTTAAGCGCCTGGTAATAACCGGTTGCCCACTTGGCGAAGAAACCGTGCTGGTTGAAGGGCAAGTGCTGAGCGAAGGCGATGGCTACCAGCTTCTCGTGGGGATCGATCTGGCAGTAGGTGGTCGCAGCTCCATACCACCCGAACTGCCCGGGACTGGTCGGGACCGCCCCTCGGCCAGGATCCAGGCTGACTTCAACCCCGAGTCCGAATCCCTTCTCGCGGGTGGAGATTTGCGCTGCATCGGGAAGTAGGGTTAGGTGATTCGCGGTCATCAGTTCGACGGTCTTACGGCCGAGGATCCGATGGCCCTCGAGGGTGCCTCCGTTGCAGAGCATCTGGGCAAATCGAGCATAATCATCGACCGTGCTGAAGATTCCCGCCCCGCCGCTTTCGATGCCGCGGCCCGGCTCGGGCCAAGTGGAAAGAATGGGTTCTGCTTCCTCGAATCCGCCTCCGGGCTTGTTCTGGTAGGTTTTGGCGAGGCGTGCCCGTTTTTCGATCGGAACATCGAATCCTGTATCCTGCATTCCCAGCGGCGTGAAGATCCTCTTTTCCAGAAACGTGCCAAAGCTCAGGCCGGAAACGCGCTCGATGAGAGCACCCAAGACGTCGGTGTTGATTCCGTAGCTGTACTGATCCCCGGGATGGTGTTTGAGCGCCAGCTTGCCAACCTTGGCAATAAACTCCTTCAGGCTAGAACCACTCCACAAGTCGGCCCGCTTGTAACTTCCCTGAAGCGGATCGTTGGCATCAAAATCATAGACCAAACCACTGGTATGGGTGAGCAGGTGCTTGATGGTGATGGGCCGCTTCGGCGCGACGAGCTTAGGGCTTTCGGGGGTTCCCCCGGCCGCCACCTGCAGGCCTTTGAGTTCAGGAAGATAGTTTGCGATCGGATCATCGAGGCTAAACCTTCCCTCCTCGAACAGGACGAGCACCGCGACGCTCGTGATGATCTTCGACATGGAATAGATCCGGCAGATGGTATCGCGCTGCATCGGCAGTTTCTGTTCCAGGTCGCGGTAACCATACGCCTCCACGTCGGCGATTTTGCCGTCGCGTGCCAGCAGAGTAATGATGCCGACATGCTTCGCTTCCTCCACAAACCGTTTCACGGTGGCGTGCGTCACTTCGAGCCGAGTGGCATTGAAGCCCACTCGCGATGGTGAGGCGGAGGGAAGCTGAGCGCCATAGGCGCTCGTTGAAGCCAGGAGGACGGTGGTGAAGGCCAAAGTCGAATAGAATGGCAGCGTCATAGGATGGAGGCATCGTGCAGGGACTCGACACGCTGGGCAATACGGGAATTGTTTACGAGGTGGTAGGGGGCTCGGCGCCAGGGGCCAGGTGTCGGGGTTCCCGCAGATCCCCGGACGGGGCGTTCCTATTTCGGAGCACCCCGCAGGGCGTGCCAGCTCTCTGCCCGGTGCCAGTTGAAATGGGCTCTGAACAATCGTAATCCCTCAGTTTTGTCCGCTTCCGAGACAGTTTTGGTGAGGGACGCAAACTTTCGCGCCACGCGCCAGGTAGTTG includes the following:
- a CDS encoding beta-lactamase family protein; the encoded protein is MTLPFYSTLAFTTVLLASTSAYGAQLPSASPSRVGFNATRLEVTHATVKRFVEEAKHVGIITLLARDGKIADVEAYGYRDLEQKLPMQRDTICRIYSMSKIITSVAVLVLFEEGRFSLDDPIANYLPELKGLQVAAGGTPESPKLVAPKRPITIKHLLTHTSGLVYDFDANDPLQGSYKRADLWSGSSLKEFIAKVGKLALKHHPGDQYSYGINTDVLGALIERVSGLSFGTFLEKRIFTPLGMQDTGFDVPIEKRARLAKTYQNKPGGGFEEAEPILSTWPEPGRGIESGGAGIFSTVDDYARFAQMLCNGGTLEGHRILGRKTVELMTANHLTLLPDAAQISTREKGFGLGVEVSLDPGRGAVPTSPGQFGWYGAATTYCQIDPHEKLVAIAFAQHLPFNQHGFFAKWATGYYQALK
- a CDS encoding lamin tail domain-containing protein translates to MNLRAIAFLLSAIVAAPAHAQLKITEVESSEAGGLHADWWEMTNFGNEAVSLDGYTFDDSSATIANGASLGSSLAIQPGESIVFVETMTAQEFRTWWGNLLPATAKVVTYTGSGLGLSSGGDAVNVWDSKGVLVDSVKFGAAQAGVSFGFDPLTKSFGGLSVAGINGAFIAAENGDVGSPAAIPEPSSLLLGGLAVTLLAWRSRASRPM